The Erythrobacter insulae genome window below encodes:
- the cheB gene encoding chemotaxis-specific protein-glutamate methyltransferase CheB has protein sequence MIVDDSLTVRTIFKRMVESDQRMTIAGTASSAERAIAQLAKTPADVILLDLEMPGMGGLEALPAILDTAGNAQVLVVSSLTEDGAEATVAALSMGAAETMLKPRPGGFNETYRTQLLDKIYALGGSAAEAAQPDANASNKARIGSAPRRGKRPEVLAIGASTGGIHALNLMLRQIRPDFDLPILITQHLPASFVPVFARQIEVASARKTVIAEDGREIRKGEVTIASGLGHLIVRRSGERLITKTSVEPVPSGCLPSVDPMLSSLSAACEGRVLAVILSGMGRDGLKGAQELVDNGGTIYAQNAETSAVWGMPGAVTKAGLTSLIGSPEDLGRAVAVPLPIAAAK, from the coding sequence ATGATCGTAGATGATTCGCTCACTGTGCGGACAATATTCAAACGCATGGTCGAAAGCGATCAACGCATGACGATTGCTGGCACCGCGAGCAGCGCAGAACGCGCCATCGCACAGCTCGCCAAGACGCCTGCAGATGTTATTTTGCTCGATCTCGAAATGCCCGGAATGGGCGGGCTCGAAGCCCTGCCCGCAATTCTTGATACAGCCGGCAACGCGCAAGTCCTTGTCGTATCTTCTCTGACGGAAGACGGCGCTGAGGCTACGGTCGCTGCGCTGTCGATGGGCGCAGCAGAGACGATGTTAAAACCGCGGCCCGGCGGATTTAACGAAACATATCGCACCCAACTGCTCGACAAGATCTACGCGCTTGGAGGCAGCGCAGCCGAAGCAGCCCAGCCGGATGCGAACGCTTCAAACAAGGCACGAATTGGATCTGCACCAAGGCGCGGCAAGCGACCCGAAGTGCTTGCAATTGGCGCATCCACAGGAGGCATCCACGCGCTCAATTTGATGTTGCGGCAGATCAGACCAGACTTTGATCTGCCGATCCTGATCACGCAGCATCTGCCTGCCTCGTTTGTCCCTGTTTTTGCGCGCCAGATCGAAGTCGCCTCGGCGCGCAAGACTGTCATCGCCGAAGACGGCCGCGAGATCCGCAAAGGCGAGGTGACAATCGCGTCCGGCCTTGGCCACTTGATCGTGCGCCGGTCGGGTGAACGCTTAATCACCAAGACTTCCGTTGAGCCCGTCCCCAGCGGCTGTTTACCTTCGGTCGACCCCATGCTTTCCAGCCTTTCCGCCGCTTGCGAGGGCCGCGTGCTTGCCGTAATTCTTTCGGGAATGGGCCGGGACGGCCTGAAAGGCGCACAGGAACTCGTTGACAATGGCGGTACCATCTATGCGCAGAACGCCGAAACAAGTGCGGTCTGGGGGATGCCAGGTGCCGTGACGAAAGCCGGCCTCACCAGTCTGATCGGTTCGCCAGAAGATCTTGGCAGGGCAGTTGCCGTGCCCTTGCCCATTGCAGCAGCGAAATAG
- a CDS encoding CheR family methyltransferase, whose product MEVSQASYQIIADLLEARTGQHLTESRRWRVATALSGVFREHGISNVDQLVCLLDLPMRSPGKPDLSQQVVEALLNNETYFFRDKPTFDQLPENILPDLASRREDTRRISIWCAGCSTGQEVYSIAMQILDSPERWDGWTIDILGTDVSHRAINAARNGVYSQFEVQRGLGVAQMLRHFEETSQGWQVSENTRSISRFQQHSILLEPPARHRFDLILCRNVLLYFDQPTRARAFSRLSSALMPDGFLMLGAGETVVGQTDAFTPVARRASIYENSHRAIRRPAMAIG is encoded by the coding sequence ATGGAAGTAAGCCAAGCATCTTACCAGATCATCGCCGACCTTTTGGAAGCGCGCACCGGCCAGCATTTAACCGAAAGCCGCCGTTGGCGCGTCGCGACTGCATTGTCCGGCGTGTTCCGCGAACACGGAATATCCAATGTCGATCAATTGGTCTGCTTGCTGGATTTGCCCATGCGCTCGCCCGGAAAACCGGACCTGTCACAGCAGGTTGTCGAGGCGCTGCTTAACAACGAAACATATTTTTTTCGCGACAAGCCTACCTTTGACCAGCTGCCTGAAAACATCCTGCCTGATCTGGCGAGCAGGCGGGAAGACACAAGACGCATTTCGATCTGGTGCGCGGGCTGTTCAACGGGGCAAGAAGTCTATTCGATTGCCATGCAGATACTGGATTCGCCCGAACGCTGGGATGGCTGGACGATCGACATTCTGGGAACAGACGTGTCGCACCGCGCAATCAACGCAGCGCGCAATGGCGTTTACAGCCAGTTTGAGGTCCAGCGCGGGCTTGGCGTTGCCCAAATGCTGCGACATTTCGAAGAAACCAGCCAAGGTTGGCAGGTTAGCGAAAACACCCGGTCAATTTCTCGCTTTCAACAGCACAGCATTTTGCTGGAGCCGCCAGCGCGGCATCGTTTCGACCTGATACTATGCCGCAACGTCTTGCTATATTTCGATCAACCGACGCGCGCGCGCGCTTTCTCGCGGCTTTCCAGCGCGCTCATGCCTGATGGCTTCCTGATGCTCGGCGCGGGGGAAACTGTGGTTGGACAAACCGATGCGTTCACCCCTGTGGCGCGCCGGGCCAGCATCTATGAAAACAGCCATAGAGCGATCAGACGTCCGGCAATGGCAATCGGATAA
- a CDS encoding putative bifunctional diguanylate cyclase/phosphodiesterase, protein MTKTGLVVMPLAVLTIVSALIMLVVIASDRIAFVSTGALFIAAALIYAATLVLLGLKGFANIDEFEHVARRDRLSNLPNRRALHADIEQLSEGDEEVAMALIDLDAFKQVNDHYGHAVGDQLIKKCADLLLETCGEEARCYRLGGDEFAAVMGGQTAGTILEGMCRSLLEKLASPIDIGTRQITVGASIGLARSTARHRLGSSEMLRRSDVAMYMSKRGGKMRCTWFNETFDQRREAVRELEDDLRAGLAKDEFEIAYQPLVHAANGSIVAVEALLRWNRSDGHKIGPNVFIPVAEESGVINPIGVWVLRKAVCDALRWGGITLSVNISAAQLRNPEFPIKLGEILEETGFPPHQLELEVTETCLVLDPVVAERTLDVIRGFGVRISLDDFGTGYASIGFLRQFRFEKLKLDRTLVVQAGEDDGSRAMMLSSIAVARALNMDVTAEGVETNEQADMVRLAGADQIQGWLYYKAMPAEEIDILLKKQTADSDAAAVTSHKGQAA, encoded by the coding sequence TTGACCAAGACGGGTCTGGTGGTCATGCCGCTGGCCGTTTTGACGATCGTCTCTGCTCTCATCATGCTCGTTGTGATTGCCAGCGACCGGATTGCATTTGTTTCTACCGGTGCCCTGTTCATCGCAGCCGCCCTGATTTACGCCGCCACGCTGGTTTTGCTGGGGCTTAAAGGCTTTGCCAATATTGACGAGTTTGAACACGTCGCGAGGCGCGATCGGTTAAGCAATTTGCCCAATCGCAGAGCTTTGCACGCCGATATCGAACAACTTTCCGAAGGCGATGAAGAAGTCGCGATGGCCTTGATCGATCTTGATGCGTTCAAGCAGGTCAACGACCATTACGGACACGCTGTGGGCGATCAGCTGATAAAGAAATGCGCTGATCTGCTGCTTGAAACTTGCGGCGAAGAGGCCCGTTGCTACCGGCTTGGCGGCGATGAATTCGCGGCTGTAATGGGCGGCCAGACAGCCGGAACAATCCTTGAGGGCATGTGCCGGTCCCTGCTGGAAAAGCTCGCATCCCCGATTGATATCGGAACGCGCCAGATCACCGTCGGCGCCAGTATCGGTCTTGCCCGCAGCACCGCTCGCCACCGGCTTGGATCTTCGGAAATGCTCCGCCGCAGCGATGTCGCAATGTATATGTCCAAGCGCGGCGGCAAGATGCGTTGCACGTGGTTTAATGAGACGTTTGACCAACGCCGCGAAGCGGTTCGGGAACTCGAAGATGATCTTCGGGCCGGGCTCGCCAAAGATGAATTCGAAATCGCATATCAACCGCTCGTCCACGCTGCAAATGGCAGCATCGTCGCGGTTGAAGCCCTGCTGCGCTGGAATCGCAGCGATGGCCATAAAATCGGCCCGAATGTCTTTATTCCGGTCGCTGAAGAAAGCGGCGTTATCAATCCAATCGGCGTGTGGGTTTTGCGAAAGGCTGTTTGCGATGCTTTGCGCTGGGGCGGTATCACGCTGTCTGTAAACATTTCAGCGGCCCAGCTGCGCAACCCGGAATTTCCGATCAAACTCGGAGAAATCCTCGAAGAAACCGGTTTTCCGCCCCATCAACTCGAACTTGAAGTGACCGAGACCTGCCTCGTGCTCGACCCGGTTGTGGCCGAGCGTACTCTCGATGTCATCCGCGGTTTTGGTGTGCGCATATCGCTCGATGATTTTGGGACAGGATATGCTTCAATCGGATTTTTGCGGCAGTTCCGTTTTGAAAAACTCAAGCTTGATCGCACTCTCGTGGTTCAGGCGGGTGAAGATGATGGCAGCCGCGCGATGATGCTTTCCAGCATAGCCGTTGCGCGCGCGCTCAACATGGATGTCACCGCCGAAGGTGTCGAGACGAACGAGCAGGCAGACATGGTCCGACTTGCAGGCGCAGACCAAATTCAGGGCTGGCTTTATTACAAAGCAATGCCCGCTGAAGAAATCGACATATTGCTAAAGAAACAGACAGCAGATTCAGATGCTGCAGCAGTAACCTCCCATAAAGGACAGGCAGCGTGA